In Tachysurus vachellii isolate PV-2020 chromosome 3, HZAU_Pvac_v1, whole genome shotgun sequence, one genomic interval encodes:
- the LOC132842299 gene encoding ankyrin repeat domain-containing protein 9-like, with amino-acid sequence MLEDMRYMEIFHWEECSHQRTYTPSEALMYAIVHDHRAYAQYLVNEFSDGAFCHAGENVCCSHSSAPHLALAVHYNRKEIMALILQETSWSYMNRGECEHMDEGRTPLHMACELLHSDAVMLLLASGASPQAEDRDGMTPLDLILEQLRASKVNTRAKMLCLERLLMFKPELRFKMKSSLKNDPEYWSNVLGEETFNYLVGRTPGTLFLLAMQTILAQLPSREFFKSLDELPVPVFLKPL; translated from the exons ATGTTGGAAGACATGCGGTACATGGAGATATTTCACTGGGAAGAATGCAGCCACCAACGGACATACACTCCGTCTGAGGCACTGATGTATGCCATCGTGCACGACCACCGAGCATACGCACAATACTTGGTGAATGAGTTCTCAGATGGTGCTTTTTGCCATGC GGGTGAGAATGTCTGCTGCAGTCATTCATCTGCTCCACACCTAGCCTTGGCTGTCCACTACAACAGGAAGGAAATAATGGCTCTCATTCTTCAAGAGACTTCTTGGTCCTACATGAACCGGGGAGAATGCGAGCACATGGACGAGGGCAGAACTCCACTCCATATGGCATGTGAGCTGTTACACTCAGATGCTGTCATGCTGTTACTGGCAAGCGGGGCTTCACCACAAGCTGAGGATCGCGATGGTATGACACCGCTGGATCTCATTCTGGAACAGCTACGAGCCTCCAAAGTGAACACACGTGCCAAGATGTTATGCCTGGAAAGGCTGCTCATGTTCAAGCCTGAATTGCGGTTCAAAATGAAGAGCTCACTGAAAAATGATCCAGAGTACTGGTCCAATGTTCTGGGAGAGGAGACGTTTAACTACCTGGTCGGAAGAACTCCAGGGACACTCTTTCTCTTAGCTATGCAAACAATTCTGGCTCAACTACCTTCTCGTGAATTTTTCAAAAGTCTGGACGAACTGCCCGTTCCAGTTTTTCTGAAACCCCTCTGA